In the genome of Variibacter gotjawalensis, one region contains:
- the tpiA gene encoding triose-phosphate isomerase has translation MDRTRRPVVAGNWKMNGLAASVSELKGIMAGAKAVSGKAELLVCPPATLVASFAKTAKGSTVHIGGQTCYSEASGAFTGEISAEMLADAGATHVIVGHSERRTIFKEKDADVQKKALAARRAGLISIVCVGETKEQREADRATIIVGQQLTGSLPEGAKAANLIVAYEPVWAIGTGLTPTPADIAEMHNFIRERLAARFKAEGEEVRILYGGSVKASNAAELMAVRNVDGALVGGASLKADDFLGIANVYA, from the coding sequence ATGGATCGCACGCGTCGCCCGGTTGTAGCGGGTAACTGGAAGATGAACGGGCTTGCGGCTTCGGTCTCGGAGCTAAAAGGCATCATGGCCGGGGCGAAAGCCGTTTCCGGCAAGGCCGAATTGCTCGTTTGCCCGCCCGCGACGCTGGTTGCGAGCTTCGCCAAGACCGCGAAGGGTTCGACCGTCCATATCGGCGGCCAGACGTGCTATTCGGAAGCCTCCGGTGCCTTCACGGGCGAAATCTCGGCCGAAATGCTGGCCGACGCGGGTGCGACGCACGTTATTGTCGGGCATTCCGAGCGCCGGACGATTTTCAAGGAGAAGGACGCCGACGTTCAGAAGAAGGCACTGGCCGCGCGCCGCGCCGGCCTGATCTCGATCGTGTGCGTCGGCGAGACCAAGGAGCAGCGCGAGGCGGACCGGGCCACCATTATCGTCGGCCAGCAGCTGACCGGCTCGTTGCCGGAAGGCGCGAAAGCCGCGAATCTCATCGTGGCTTACGAACCGGTCTGGGCGATCGGGACGGGCCTCACCCCGACACCGGCAGACATCGCCGAGATGCACAATTTCATCCGCGAGCGTCTCGCGGCGCGCTTCAAAGCCGAGGGCGAAGAGGTTCGCATCCTCTACGGCGGTTCCGTGAAAGCTTCCAACGCTGCCGAGCTGATGGCCGTCCGCAACGTCGACGGCGCGCTGGTCGGCGGAGCCAGTCTCAAAGCCGATGATTTCCTCGGAATCGCAAACGTTTACGCTTAG
- a CDS encoding type II toxin-antitoxin system ParD family antitoxin: protein MATSYTIGKHYEDFIKSLVDSGRYSTASEVMRDGLRLVEEREEVRRAKLEWLRTEIQKGIDSGIVEGEFDVEDVIRRGRERLKLKNAG, encoded by the coding sequence GTGGCAACCAGCTACACGATCGGCAAACACTACGAGGACTTCATCAAGTCGCTCGTCGACAGCGGACGCTATTCGACCGCCAGCGAAGTCATGCGCGACGGCCTACGCCTCGTCGAAGAGCGCGAGGAGGTTCGCCGCGCCAAGCTGGAGTGGCTGCGAACCGAGATCCAGAAGGGCATCGACAGCGGAATCGTTGAAGGCGAGTTTGACGTCGAGGATGTGATCCGTCGCGGGCGAGAGCGCCTGAAGCTGAAGAATGCCGGATAG
- a CDS encoding type II toxin-antitoxin system RelE/ParE family toxin, whose amino-acid sequence MPDRSRQTPQALVDIDTIYDYIADNNPEAADRVVRRLRDVMRMLGDNPLAGRSRPEFGSGVRSFPSGNYLIFYRSAANGVDIIRVLHGAREIGEGEFP is encoded by the coding sequence ATGCCGGATAGGAGCCGCCAAACTCCTCAGGCGCTCGTCGATATCGACACCATCTACGACTACATCGCGGACAACAACCCAGAGGCGGCCGACCGGGTCGTCCGTCGTCTCAGGGATGTGATGCGAATGCTGGGCGACAATCCGTTGGCCGGCCGCTCGCGTCCTGAATTTGGTTCGGGCGTTCGCTCGTTTCCGTCAGGCAATTACCTCATATTTTATCGATCCGCCGCCAATGGCGTGGACATCATCCGCGTTCTCCACGGCGCGAGAGAGATCGGAGAAGGCGAGTTTCCATAG
- the secG gene encoding preprotein translocase subunit SecG, translating into MQTVLIVIHLMVVLSLTGLVLLQKSEGGGLGMGGGGGGGAGGFLSSRGTANVLTRSTAILAAVFFATSMLLSIVAGWDRKPKSIMNSPAGQSQPAAPVAPVAPRSGPQVPSSAPQAPAQPQ; encoded by the coding sequence ATGCAAACGGTTTTGATCGTGATCCACCTAATGGTGGTGTTGTCCCTGACCGGCCTCGTGCTGCTGCAGAAGTCGGAAGGCGGCGGCCTCGGCATGGGCGGCGGCGGTGGCGGCGGAGCAGGCGGCTTCCTCTCCTCGCGCGGCACGGCGAACGTCCTGACCCGCTCGACCGCGATCCTCGCCGCAGTGTTTTTCGCGACCAGCATGCTGCTCTCGATCGTCGCCGGTTGGGACCGTAAGCCTAAGTCGATCATGAATTCGCCGGCCGGCCAGTCTCAGCCCGCCGCTCCGGTCGCCCCTGTTGCGCCACGCAGCGGCCCGCAGGTGCCGTCTTCGGCGCCGCAGGCACCGGCTCAGCCGCAATAA
- a CDS encoding CTP synthase — MARYVFITGGVVSSLGKGLGSAALGALLQARGYKVRLRKLDPYLNVDPGTMSPYQHGEVFVTDDGAETDLDLGHYERFTGNSAVRQDNITTGRIYQDILAKERRGDYLGATIQVIPHVTNAIKDFVREGNEDYDFVLVEVGGTVGDIESLPFLEAIRQIKNELPRGHAIYIHLTLLPYIPSAGELKTKPTQHSVKELLSIGIQPDILLCRTDRPIPKEERRKLSLFCNVRETAVIEARDVDNIYAVPESYHAEGLDIEVLHAFGIEQTGEPDISLWSNINNRIRNPEGEVTIAIVGKYTGLKDAYKSLIESLSHGGIANKVKVNLDWIESEVFEHEDAAPFLEHVHGILVPGGFGHRGAEGKIRAAQFARERRVPYFGICFGMQMAVVEAARNLCGIADANSTEFGPTPQPVVGLMTEWLKGNELEKRGRNGDLGGTMRLGAYDATLTRGSRIAGIYGATEISERHRHRYEVNTEYKGRLEQHGLRFAGMSPDGLLPETVEYENHPWFIGVQYHPELKSRPFAPHPLFASFVEAAKVQSRLV; from the coding sequence ATGGCCCGGTACGTATTCATCACTGGCGGCGTGGTTTCCTCCCTCGGTAAAGGTCTTGGCTCAGCGGCTCTCGGGGCGCTGTTGCAGGCTCGCGGGTACAAAGTCCGTCTGCGCAAACTCGACCCCTATCTCAACGTCGATCCCGGAACGATGTCGCCGTATCAGCACGGCGAAGTCTTCGTGACGGACGATGGCGCCGAGACCGACCTGGATCTAGGTCACTACGAGCGCTTCACGGGGAATTCGGCGGTCCGTCAGGACAACATCACGACCGGCCGCATCTATCAGGACATTCTCGCCAAGGAACGGCGCGGCGACTATCTCGGCGCGACCATCCAGGTCATCCCGCACGTCACCAACGCGATCAAGGATTTCGTCCGCGAGGGCAACGAAGATTACGACTTCGTCCTCGTCGAAGTCGGCGGCACGGTCGGCGACATCGAGAGCCTGCCGTTCCTCGAAGCAATCCGTCAGATCAAGAACGAACTGCCGCGCGGCCACGCGATTTATATTCATCTGACGCTGCTGCCGTACATTCCGTCGGCCGGCGAACTGAAAACGAAGCCGACACAGCACTCCGTCAAAGAGTTGCTCTCGATCGGCATTCAGCCCGACATTCTGCTCTGCCGCACGGATCGTCCGATCCCGAAGGAAGAGCGTCGCAAGCTCTCGCTCTTCTGCAACGTTCGAGAGACCGCGGTGATCGAGGCGCGCGATGTCGACAACATCTATGCGGTGCCGGAATCGTACCACGCCGAAGGTCTCGACATCGAAGTGCTGCACGCCTTCGGAATCGAGCAAACTGGCGAGCCGGATATCTCGCTCTGGTCCAACATCAACAATCGCATCCGCAATCCGGAAGGCGAAGTGACGATTGCGATCGTCGGCAAATATACGGGCCTCAAGGACGCCTACAAATCGCTGATTGAGAGCCTCAGCCACGGTGGCATCGCCAACAAAGTGAAGGTCAATCTCGATTGGATCGAGTCGGAAGTGTTCGAACACGAAGACGCCGCGCCGTTCCTCGAACACGTCCACGGCATCCTCGTGCCGGGCGGCTTTGGCCACCGCGGCGCCGAAGGAAAAATCCGCGCCGCGCAGTTCGCGCGCGAGCGCCGCGTTCCGTATTTCGGCATTTGCTTCGGCATGCAGATGGCCGTCGTCGAAGCGGCGCGCAATCTCTGCGGCATCGCGGACGCGAACTCGACCGAGTTCGGTCCGACGCCGCAGCCGGTCGTCGGCCTGATGACCGAATGGCTGAAGGGCAACGAGCTCGAGAAGCGCGGTAGGAACGGTGATCTCGGCGGCACGATGCGCCTCGGTGCTTACGACGCGACGTTGACGCGCGGCAGCCGCATCGCCGGCATCTACGGCGCGACGGAAATCTCCGAACGCCACCGCCATCGCTACGAGGTGAACACCGAGTACAAAGGCCGGCTCGAACAGCACGGCCTGCGCTTCGCCGGAATGTCGCCGGACGGTCTGTTGCCCGAGACGGTGGAATACGAGAACCATCCCTGGTTCATCGGCGTGCAGTATCATCCGGAACTAAAGTCGCGCCCGTTTGCGCCGCACCCGCTCTTCGCCTCGTTCGTCGAGGCCGCGAAGGTGCAGTCGCGTCTCGTCTAG
- a CDS encoding TetR/AcrR family transcriptional regulator → MSEAMIAPRRWTAQNDDKVRGDKSNARRIELAEAALETLSELGYARTSLREIAQKSDFSHGVLHYYFTDKTDLICCAVRHYKTNCATRYDALVAAAQSPTELVENFLVKMRESLCSEAHMHRLWYDLRSQALYDAAYRKDVTEIDTLLEAMVWRIASRYAELCRKSPAAPSHVLYALLDGMFQRALLAYVGGDHGVADRLVADVRPLFGLIAQPDAN, encoded by the coding sequence ATGTCTGAAGCGATGATTGCGCCGCGCCGCTGGACTGCACAGAACGACGACAAGGTCCGTGGCGACAAGAGCAACGCCCGGCGCATCGAGCTTGCCGAAGCGGCGCTCGAGACTTTGAGCGAGCTTGGTTACGCGCGGACGTCGCTTCGCGAGATCGCGCAGAAGTCGGATTTCTCGCACGGCGTGCTGCACTACTACTTCACGGACAAGACCGATCTCATCTGCTGCGCGGTGCGGCACTACAAGACAAACTGCGCGACGCGCTACGACGCGCTCGTCGCGGCGGCGCAATCGCCGACCGAACTCGTCGAGAATTTTTTGGTGAAGATGCGCGAGTCACTCTGCAGCGAAGCGCATATGCATCGCCTCTGGTACGACCTGCGCTCGCAAGCGCTCTACGATGCAGCGTATCGCAAGGACGTCACCGAGATCGACACGCTGCTCGAAGCGATGGTGTGGCGCATCGCGTCACGCTACGCGGAGCTTTGCCGCAAGAGCCCAGCTGCGCCGTCGCATGTGCTGTACGCGCTGCTCGACGGCATGTTCCAGCGCGCCCTGCTCGCTTACGTCGGCGGCGATCACGGCGTCGCGGACCGGCTGGTCGCCGACGTGCGTCCGTTGTTCGGATTGATTGCTCAGCCGGACGCGAACTAG
- a CDS encoding SDR family NAD(P)-dependent oxidoreductase, whose product MIAKLEGRSALVTGSARGIGKGIAEALAATGAAVLISDVLEDAGEATAAALRDGGADAYFVKLDVTQDADWQRAAAATVERFGGFDILINNAGIEVTSLVADIDAADALRMCNVNIVGTALGMKHAFRAMRPGGAAGKGGAIVNIASVAATIAFPAIAVYSATKSAVDRMTRIAAMEAGKLGYGIRVNAIYPGLIPTDMGLQLASDIVAVGLAADVNAAVADVVGQTPLGRLAEVSDIAKAAAFLCSADAAFITGAGLPVDGGMGM is encoded by the coding sequence ATGATTGCAAAGCTCGAAGGGCGTTCCGCCCTCGTCACGGGATCGGCCCGTGGAATAGGCAAGGGAATCGCCGAGGCGCTCGCTGCTACAGGCGCCGCCGTCCTCATCAGCGACGTTCTTGAGGATGCCGGCGAGGCCACCGCCGCCGCGCTGCGTGACGGCGGAGCGGACGCCTATTTCGTCAAACTCGACGTAACCCAAGACGCGGACTGGCAGCGCGCCGCTGCCGCCACCGTCGAACGTTTCGGCGGTTTCGATATCCTGATCAACAACGCCGGCATCGAGGTGACGTCGCTCGTTGCGGACATCGACGCGGCCGATGCCTTGCGCATGTGCAACGTCAATATCGTCGGCACGGCGTTGGGCATGAAACACGCCTTCCGCGCGATGCGGCCGGGCGGCGCGGCCGGGAAGGGCGGCGCGATCGTCAATATCGCGTCGGTCGCTGCTACAATCGCGTTCCCGGCCATTGCGGTCTATTCGGCGACCAAATCGGCGGTCGACCGCATGACCCGCATTGCGGCCATGGAAGCCGGCAAGCTCGGCTACGGCATCCGCGTCAACGCGATCTACCCTGGCCTGATCCCGACCGACATGGGCCTGCAGCTCGCGAGCGACATCGTCGCGGTTGGCCTCGCCGCCGACGTCAACGCGGCGGTCGCCGATGTCGTCGGGCAAACACCGCTCGGGCGGCTGGCCGAAGTGTCCGATATCGCGAAAGCCGCCGCCTTTCTCTGCTCGGCGGATGCAGCCTTCATCACCGGTGCCGGCCTGCCGGTCGACGGCGGCATGGGCATGTGA
- a CDS encoding NIPSNAP family protein gives MIYEMRNYRCVPMRLPALLARFQNVTLALWEKHGIRQAGFFTTVIGESNNELIYFLAWESMAEREQKWTKFMNDPEWVAKRAESEKDGPILANVTSQLLAPTAFSSVK, from the coding sequence ATGATCTACGAAATGCGCAACTATCGCTGCGTGCCCATGCGTCTGCCGGCGCTGCTCGCCCGCTTTCAGAACGTCACGCTCGCGCTGTGGGAAAAGCACGGCATCCGTCAGGCCGGCTTCTTCACCACCGTCATCGGCGAATCCAACAACGAGTTGATCTATTTCCTCGCCTGGGAGTCGATGGCCGAGCGCGAGCAGAAGTGGACGAAGTTCATGAACGATCCGGAATGGGTCGCCAAGCGCGCCGAGAGCGAAAAGGACGGGCCGATCCTCGCCAACGTGACGAGCCAGCTGCTCGCACCGACGGCCTTCTCGTCGGTCAAGTAA
- a CDS encoding serine hydrolase domain-containing protein, with product MSPFDRADAALAAAAKSRAIAGAIAIVTDRDKTLFEAVYGVRDIASGEALRQDSIFRIASMTKAIAGAAAMKLVEQGKLDLDAPIGNVLPQLAKPKVLDGFESDGTPRLRDAKRAITLRHLLTHTAGFAYEVWNADQKRYIEAVGLPSPLTRQPRSLEVPLMSDPGTRWEYGINIDWVGKAVEAVSGKSLGTYMKDEFFDPLGMSDTSYNLSPEQHARIVTLYLRHEDGSLHPQPTEVHRTDNNELGGGGLYGTARDYIAFVRMILNGGRANGRQILKPETIALMAQNHIGELTMGKMTTAAPRLSNDVDLHPEQDKKWGLSFLVNTKETKHGRKPGSLFWAGLANTYYWIDPASGVGGVLFTQLRPFADPIVLDLLGTIERATYDAIT from the coding sequence ATGAGCCCGTTCGATCGCGCGGATGCCGCCCTTGCCGCTGCCGCCAAATCTCGAGCAATTGCCGGCGCCATCGCGATCGTCACGGACCGCGACAAGACGCTGTTCGAGGCCGTCTACGGCGTGCGCGATATCGCGAGCGGCGAAGCGCTGCGGCAGGACAGCATCTTCCGCATCGCCTCGATGACCAAGGCGATCGCGGGTGCTGCCGCGATGAAGCTCGTCGAGCAAGGCAAGCTCGATCTCGACGCGCCGATCGGCAACGTGCTGCCGCAGCTCGCCAAGCCCAAGGTGCTCGACGGATTCGAGAGCGACGGCACGCCGCGCCTGCGCGATGCCAAACGCGCAATCACGCTGCGGCATCTGCTCACGCATACGGCCGGTTTTGCCTATGAGGTTTGGAACGCTGACCAGAAGCGCTACATCGAGGCCGTCGGCTTGCCGAGCCCCCTCACCCGCCAGCCGCGCTCGCTCGAAGTGCCGCTGATGAGCGATCCGGGCACGCGCTGGGAATACGGCATCAACATCGATTGGGTCGGCAAGGCGGTCGAAGCCGTCAGCGGGAAATCACTCGGCACATACATGAAGGACGAATTCTTCGATCCGCTCGGTATGAGCGACACCAGCTACAACCTTTCGCCCGAGCAGCATGCGCGCATCGTCACGCTGTATCTGCGCCATGAGGACGGATCGCTGCATCCGCAGCCGACTGAGGTGCATCGCACCGACAACAACGAACTCGGCGGCGGCGGGCTCTACGGCACCGCGCGCGATTACATCGCGTTCGTGCGGATGATCCTCAACGGCGGGCGCGCCAACGGGCGGCAAATCCTGAAACCCGAGACGATTGCGCTGATGGCACAGAACCACATCGGCGAACTGACGATGGGCAAGATGACGACGGCGGCGCCGCGTTTATCGAACGACGTCGACCTGCATCCCGAGCAGGACAAGAAATGGGGCTTGAGTTTCCTCGTCAACACGAAGGAGACCAAGCATGGCCGCAAGCCCGGCAGTCTGTTCTGGGCCGGGCTCGCGAACACGTATTATTGGATCGATCCTGCGTCAGGCGTCGGCGGCGTGTTGTTCACGCAGCTGCGCCCATTCGCGGACCCGATCGTGCTCGATCTCCTCGGAACGATCGAGCGCGCGACCTACGACGCGATTACTTGA
- the kdsA gene encoding 3-deoxy-8-phosphooctulonate synthase yields the protein MTDTLKAAATVAARNVTFSNALPLALIAGPCQMESRAHALEMAMALKEIAAKRSIGLVYKSSFDKANRTSVLGKRGIGLDGALPIFAEIRETLGLPVLTDVHEIEHCAAVADVVDILQIPAFLCRQTDLLVAAAKTGRIVNVKKGQFLAPWDMTNVVAKITQSGNANVLVTERGASFGYNTLVSDMRALPIMARTTGAPVIFDATHSVQQPGGKGSSSGGEREFVPVLARAAVAVGVAGVFIETHQDPDNAPSDGPNMVPLKEMDALIGDLMAFDKLAKKSR from the coding sequence ATGACCGATACGCTCAAAGCCGCCGCCACCGTCGCGGCGCGAAACGTCACATTCTCCAACGCGCTTCCGCTCGCGCTGATCGCCGGGCCGTGCCAGATGGAAAGCCGCGCGCACGCGCTCGAAATGGCGATGGCGCTGAAAGAGATCGCCGCGAAGCGAAGCATTGGCCTCGTCTACAAATCGTCCTTCGACAAGGCGAACCGCACCAGCGTATTGGGCAAGCGCGGCATCGGGCTCGACGGCGCGCTTCCGATCTTCGCCGAGATCCGCGAGACGCTTGGGCTTCCGGTGCTCACCGACGTCCACGAGATCGAGCACTGTGCGGCGGTCGCCGATGTCGTCGACATCCTGCAGATCCCGGCTTTCCTCTGCCGCCAGACCGACCTCCTGGTCGCCGCCGCAAAGACCGGCCGCATCGTCAACGTGAAGAAGGGCCAATTCCTCGCGCCGTGGGACATGACCAACGTCGTTGCCAAGATAACGCAGAGCGGCAACGCGAATGTGCTGGTCACCGAGCGCGGCGCGTCCTTCGGCTACAACACGCTCGTCTCCGACATGCGCGCCTTGCCGATCATGGCACGCACGACCGGCGCGCCGGTGATTTTCGATGCGACGCATTCGGTTCAGCAGCCGGGCGGCAAGGGTTCGTCGTCGGGCGGCGAGCGTGAATTCGTGCCGGTGCTGGCGCGCGCTGCGGTGGCGGTTGGCGTTGCTGGCGTCTTCATCGAGACGCATCAAGACCCCGACAATGCCCCGTCCGACGGGCCGAATATGGTGCCGCTGAAAGAGATGGACGCGCTGATCGGCGACCTGATGGCCTTCGATAAACTAGCGAAAAAGTCGCGATAG
- a CDS encoding DUF350 domain-containing protein: protein MASLEGLPAFILYLCVASISCMAYVYCYTRLTKHDEFALIAENNIGAAIALGLSLLGFALPVVSAISHSSDVADCIVWSAIALLVQIAVYYIARIPVPDISERIEKGEIAPAVWLGLASVTAGMINSASMSY from the coding sequence ATGGCGTCGCTCGAAGGCTTGCCCGCATTCATCCTGTATCTTTGCGTCGCGTCGATATCCTGCATGGCCTACGTCTACTGCTACACGCGGCTCACGAAACATGACGAATTCGCGCTGATCGCCGAGAACAATATCGGCGCCGCCATCGCGCTGGGCTTGAGCCTTCTCGGCTTCGCGCTTCCGGTCGTCAGCGCCATCTCGCATTCGTCGGACGTTGCCGACTGCATCGTCTGGAGCGCCATCGCGCTGCTGGTGCAGATCGCCGTCTATTACATCGCCCGCATTCCGGTGCCGGACATTTCCGAGCGCATCGAGAAGGGCGAGATCGCCCCGGCAGTCTGGCTCGGCCTCGCGTCCGTCACAGCCGGCATGATCAATTCCGCCTCAATGTCGTACTAA
- a CDS encoding glutathionylspermidine synthase family protein, producing MQRIAIDERADWIAKAEAIGFIFHTLDGERYWDERAYYAFTLKQIEQDLEGPTNELAAMCRELVTRAIADDEIMRKLAIPQKFWNYISASWKKQEPSLYGRFDLRYNGRAPAKLLEFNADTPTSLFETGVFQWQWLEDAIERAIVPKDADQFNSVHERLIAGWQEIGAGRALNLAGVIDDPEDGGTVAYLNDTAQQAGLKTTVLPMDKIGRNPKGLFVDQKDVPIELMFKLYPWEWMMREEFGASLPGSGTQFIEPPWKAILSNKGILPLLWSMYPRHPNLLPAAFENDAEGVKALGESYVRKPLFSREGANIEIVVSGAVIDRDDGPYGQEGFIRQGLATLPRFEENYTVLGSWLVRDQACGLSVREALDPITKNTSRFLPHAIVG from the coding sequence ATGCAACGGATCGCGATAGACGAGCGTGCCGACTGGATCGCGAAAGCCGAAGCGATCGGCTTCATCTTCCACACGCTCGACGGCGAGCGTTATTGGGACGAACGCGCCTACTACGCCTTCACGCTCAAGCAGATTGAGCAAGACCTCGAAGGTCCGACGAACGAACTCGCCGCCATGTGCCGAGAACTCGTCACGCGCGCGATCGCCGACGACGAGATCATGCGCAAGCTCGCGATCCCGCAGAAATTCTGGAACTACATCTCGGCGAGCTGGAAGAAGCAGGAGCCGAGCCTCTACGGCCGCTTCGATCTCCGCTACAACGGCCGTGCCCCCGCGAAGCTGCTCGAATTCAACGCCGACACGCCGACCTCGCTGTTCGAGACCGGCGTCTTCCAGTGGCAATGGCTCGAAGACGCGATCGAGCGCGCCATCGTCCCGAAGGACGCCGACCAGTTCAATTCCGTGCACGAGCGGCTGATCGCGGGCTGGCAAGAGATCGGGGCAGGGCGTGCCTTGAATCTCGCCGGCGTCATCGACGATCCGGAGGATGGCGGAACGGTCGCCTACCTCAACGACACCGCGCAGCAGGCAGGGCTAAAAACCACCGTGCTGCCGATGGATAAGATCGGGCGCAACCCGAAGGGTTTGTTCGTCGATCAGAAAGACGTGCCGATCGAGTTGATGTTCAAGCTTTATCCCTGGGAATGGATGATGCGCGAAGAGTTCGGCGCGTCGCTCCCAGGCTCTGGCACCCAGTTCATCGAGCCGCCCTGGAAAGCGATCCTCTCCAACAAGGGCATCCTCCCGCTGCTGTGGTCGATGTATCCGCGTCATCCGAACTTGCTCCCGGCCGCCTTCGAGAACGACGCCGAAGGAGTGAAGGCGCTCGGCGAGAGCTATGTGCGCAAGCCGCTTTTCTCGCGCGAGGGTGCGAATATCGAGATCGTCGTGTCGGGCGCTGTAATCGACCGCGACGACGGGCCGTACGGCCAGGAAGGCTTCATCCGCCAAGGCCTCGCAACGCTCCCGCGCTTCGAGGAGAATTACACGGTGCTCGGCTCTTGGCTGGTCCGCGACCAAGCCTGCGGCCTTTCGGTGCGCGAAGCGCTCGACCCGATCACCAAGAACACCTCACGCTTCCTGCCGCACGCAATCGTTGGGTGA
- a CDS encoding type II toxin-antitoxin system Phd/YefM family antitoxin, giving the protein MKQLQLRDAKSALSAVVEDAENGKPTTITKHGRKAAVVISYDEWVKLKKKLPTFAELLIAMPELNPEDLPKRKPARVLRSPPFK; this is encoded by the coding sequence ATGAAACAACTTCAATTGAGGGATGCAAAATCCGCGCTATCGGCGGTCGTCGAAGACGCGGAGAATGGCAAACCGACGACGATTACCAAGCACGGCCGCAAAGCGGCGGTTGTGATTTCCTATGACGAGTGGGTTAAGTTGAAAAAGAAGCTTCCAACCTTCGCCGAGCTGCTGATTGCGATGCCCGAGCTCAATCCGGAGGATCTGCCGAAGCGTAAGCCTGCGCGTGTGCTCAGATCGCCGCCGTTCAAGTGA
- a CDS encoding PIN domain-containing protein: MTRYLLDTNALSILAPAAREPDQRSKAFQQWALDRHENLFLSAVTLTEVQSGISRLHRKRAHKRAQVLEDWLDSVIQIYDARIYALTTEIALETGRLVDRAAGAGADPGFEDAAIAATAATEGMTVVTSNTRHFKHFGVPFITPPD, from the coding sequence ATGACGCGCTATCTTCTCGATACGAACGCGCTGTCGATATTAGCGCCCGCCGCGCGCGAGCCCGATCAGCGATCGAAGGCGTTTCAGCAATGGGCGCTGGATCGTCACGAAAACCTCTTTCTCTCGGCGGTGACGCTGACAGAGGTGCAATCCGGTATCAGCCGCCTCCATCGCAAGCGGGCTCACAAGCGTGCGCAGGTTCTCGAAGATTGGCTCGACTCGGTCATTCAAATCTACGACGCCCGAATATACGCGTTGACCACCGAGATCGCGCTTGAAACTGGCCGCCTGGTTGACCGGGCGGCCGGCGCCGGTGCCGATCCGGGCTTCGAGGACGCCGCTATCGCGGCAACAGCGGCGACCGAAGGCATGACGGTCGTCACGTCGAACACACGCCACTTCAAGCATTTCGGTGTGCCTTTCATCACGCCGCCGGACTGA